Proteins from a single region of Nocardiopsis dassonvillei subsp. dassonvillei DSM 43111:
- the rlmB gene encoding 23S rRNA (guanosine(2251)-2'-O)-methyltransferase RlmB, protein MPAKKSKKGPTKGSGGKGRRSLEGKSGTLPAEQRHWYEGKQRARAARRPDSGGGARGPQQGERRRADASDLLVGRNPVVEALRAGMPATRLFLANSLDPDERVNEAARIAGERGLDVLEVTKTELDRRCESNGQPGAAHQGLALQVRPYQYRAPEALLDTALESDTPALIVALDGVTDPHNLGAIARSAAAFNAHGLLIPERRSAGVNLTAWKTSAGTLARLPVAQATNLTRALEGYKKEGVFVVGLDAGGDTPIPDLELATGPLVIVIGSEGKGLSRLVREACDVVASIPIGNAESLNASVAAGVSLYEVARRRSAAKG, encoded by the coding sequence ATGCCGGCGAAGAAGAGCAAGAAGGGCCCGACCAAGGGCAGCGGAGGCAAGGGCCGCCGCTCGCTGGAGGGCAAGAGCGGCACCCTGCCCGCCGAGCAGCGGCACTGGTACGAGGGCAAGCAGCGGGCCAGGGCCGCCCGCCGCCCCGACTCCGGAGGCGGTGCCCGGGGCCCGCAGCAGGGGGAGCGCCGCCGTGCGGACGCCTCCGACCTGCTGGTGGGGCGCAACCCGGTGGTGGAGGCGCTGCGCGCCGGCATGCCCGCCACCCGCCTGTTCCTGGCCAACAGCCTCGACCCGGACGAGCGCGTCAACGAGGCGGCCCGGATCGCCGGTGAGCGCGGCCTGGACGTGCTGGAGGTCACCAAGACCGAGCTCGACCGCCGCTGCGAGAGCAACGGCCAGCCCGGCGCGGCCCACCAGGGGCTCGCGCTCCAGGTGCGCCCCTACCAGTACCGCGCGCCCGAGGCCCTGCTGGACACGGCGCTGGAGTCCGACACCCCGGCGCTGATCGTGGCCCTGGACGGGGTGACCGACCCGCACAACCTCGGCGCCATCGCGCGTTCGGCCGCCGCGTTCAACGCGCACGGCCTGCTCATCCCCGAGCGCCGCTCGGCCGGGGTCAACCTCACCGCCTGGAAGACCTCCGCGGGCACCCTCGCCCGGCTGCCCGTGGCCCAGGCCACCAACCTGACCCGCGCGCTGGAGGGCTACAAGAAGGAGGGCGTGTTCGTCGTCGGCCTCGACGCCGGCGGCGACACCCCCATCCCGGACCTGGAGCTGGCCACCGGCCCGCTGGTCATCGTGATCGGCTCCGAGGGCAAGGGCCTGTCCCGCCTGGTGCGCGAGGCCTGCGACGTGGTCGCGAGCATCCCGATCGGCAACGCGGAGTCGCTGAACGCCTCCGTGGCCGCCGGGGTGTCCCTCTACGAGGTGGCCCGCCGCCGCTCCGCCGCGAAGGGGTAG